The Sporosarcina ureae genome includes a region encoding these proteins:
- a CDS encoding S1C family serine protease has protein sequence MDSKDPYQEDLDDDELQDLVLEAQREALEKAAAEKNVRRTYRPFPKWMFWIMATTLALSTFAIVFQIYSIPALEFLKASSELSSDPQIAEYKEAVVVVATEHTKGTGFSITEQGTIITNYHVVEGNESMIVSFPEGERFTADVTKVFPDIDLALLEVNGSNLPYLTLAQETTFYDREPITFIGNPLSFSGIANKGHTIDYKQLADWDIPVVMIQAPVYRGNSGSPVINEKGKVIGIVFATLDEETHGKVGLFIPVDAYYEAIANEKNT, from the coding sequence GTGGATAGCAAAGATCCGTATCAAGAAGATTTGGATGATGATGAGCTGCAAGATCTTGTACTCGAAGCACAACGTGAAGCATTAGAGAAAGCAGCTGCTGAAAAAAATGTCCGACGCACCTATCGCCCTTTCCCTAAGTGGATGTTTTGGATCATGGCAACTACTTTAGCACTCAGCACGTTCGCCATCGTCTTTCAGATATACTCCATTCCAGCATTAGAGTTTCTAAAAGCATCGTCAGAGTTATCTTCAGATCCACAAATAGCAGAGTATAAAGAAGCGGTAGTTGTGGTAGCTACAGAACATACGAAAGGTACAGGTTTTTCCATTACTGAACAAGGTACCATTATTACGAATTATCATGTAGTCGAAGGCAATGAATCCATGATCGTCTCTTTCCCTGAAGGCGAGCGATTCACTGCAGATGTCACGAAAGTGTTTCCAGACATCGACCTCGCACTACTTGAAGTGAACGGATCGAATCTCCCCTATCTAACGTTAGCGCAAGAAACGACTTTTTATGACCGTGAGCCCATTACATTTATCGGAAATCCTTTGAGCTTTTCAGGAATAGCCAATAAAGGTCACACGATCGACTACAAACAGCTGGCTGATTGGGACATTCCTGTCGTCATGATACAAGCACCTGTTTATAGAGGGAATAGTGGGAGTCCTGTCATCAATGAAAAAGGGAAAGTCATCGGCATCGTGTTTGCTACATTAGATGAAGAGACGCATGGTAAGGTCGGATTGTTTATACCGGTGGATGCGTATTACGAAGCAATAGCCAATGAAAAAAATACATGA
- a CDS encoding general stress protein: MDKYFLENAVEAKKKIEELVTQGYTHDEMYVFAHSEDREDKISDALDSEQVGMAEMGFLNTMKNMFTSRGDTLRAKMESIGLSKAEAEEGESELDKGRLLLVAKK, from the coding sequence ATGGATAAGTATTTCCTAGAGAATGCAGTAGAAGCTAAAAAGAAAATTGAAGAATTGGTAACACAAGGTTACACGCATGATGAGATGTATGTTTTCGCACATAGTGAAGATCGTGAGGACAAGATTTCAGATGCATTAGATTCAGAGCAAGTAGGTATGGCAGAAATGGGCTTCCTCAATACAATGAAGAATATGTTCACATCTCGTGGCGATACATTGCGCGCAAAGATGGAGTCCATCGGTCTTTCAAAAGCAGAAGCTGAAGAAGGCGAAAGCGAACTAGATAAAGGTCGACTATTACTAGTCGCGAAAAAATAA
- a CDS encoding carboxymuconolactone decarboxylase family protein: MSTERIKAGLEKIKEYVSEEEAERMMTADALKELAPDLRKYIVEFAYGEIYSRPGLDSKQRQLVTLASLVTQGATTQIQTHVKRALTVGLTKTEIVESIMQLIPYVGFPRVQTALTAAKEILEQEN, translated from the coding sequence TTGTCAACAGAACGTATTAAAGCAGGATTAGAGAAAATCAAGGAATATGTGAGTGAAGAAGAAGCCGAACGTATGATGACAGCCGATGCATTAAAAGAATTGGCACCTGATTTACGGAAGTACATAGTAGAGTTTGCGTATGGGGAGATTTATTCACGACCAGGACTCGACAGTAAACAAAGACAACTCGTGACGCTCGCTTCACTTGTCACACAAGGAGCGACTACACAAATTCAAACGCATGTAAAGCGCGCATTAACAGTCGGTTTAACGAAAACGGAAATTGTAGAGAGCATCATGCAACTCATTCCGTATGTTGGGTTTCCACGCGTCCAAACCGCATTGACTGCCGCTAAAGAAATACTTGAACAAGAAAATTGA
- the ezrA gene encoding septation ring formation regulator EzrA yields MIYVIIPLVIIIVLTVMAFLSRRKHIQEISEMEQEKLQIQNEPIFEEMTKVKQLNMTGETEEMFERWRNNWTEVVDDRLHNVDLLLLDAEGQVDRFRFKKATETEKQIREILNECEKEMRTILQELNELIGSEERNRFEIETVKEHHRAARKKILAHQYAFGPAVEPLEKEWESFNPRFEEYDALIENGNYLQAREIVIVLGAKEERFSFLLDEIPALLNELQTKIPAALRELRKGIIEMEGQEYFLGHLKMPSRFDKIEQQIADLRQLLARLDIEEVAAEVNEIHDEIESFYDVLEEEVSSRHYVDEHLDQMLDLFEELQYAIPDTIEEVKFVQQSYRLDENEVIIPQMALQKLNALAKRIEIFIERQDAKNLAYSAQQIELQELVEELDTISEAHSKFSNRIKNLRIDENLVRSRIVTLSQQLQIADRNLHRANIPGIPDDMEVQLEEADEQLFIVKQSLEEVPLNMALVESYVQKADTVVTDVCAKAEDMIENALLVERIIQYGNRYRASHPEVHEKLLKAEESFMQCRYLRALEEAGTAVEEVEPGALKKIQNMIQVKA; encoded by the coding sequence ATGATATACGTCATCATTCCATTAGTTATCATCATTGTTTTAACGGTGATGGCATTTCTGTCTAGGCGAAAGCATATACAAGAAATCAGTGAAATGGAACAAGAAAAATTACAAATTCAAAACGAACCAATATTCGAAGAAATGACGAAAGTGAAGCAGTTGAATATGACTGGCGAAACAGAAGAAATGTTCGAGAGATGGCGCAATAATTGGACAGAAGTAGTAGATGATCGCCTTCATAATGTAGACTTGCTTTTACTGGATGCTGAAGGGCAAGTGGATCGTTTCCGTTTTAAGAAAGCAACGGAAACAGAAAAACAAATCCGCGAAATCTTGAACGAATGTGAAAAAGAGATGCGAACGATCTTGCAGGAACTAAACGAACTGATTGGCAGTGAAGAACGAAATCGGTTTGAAATTGAAACGGTAAAAGAACACCACCGTGCCGCGCGCAAAAAGATCTTAGCTCATCAGTACGCATTTGGACCGGCAGTAGAGCCCTTAGAAAAAGAGTGGGAATCCTTCAATCCGAGATTTGAAGAATATGACGCACTTATCGAAAATGGTAACTACTTACAAGCGCGTGAAATTGTCATTGTATTAGGAGCAAAAGAAGAACGCTTTTCGTTTTTACTTGATGAGATCCCTGCGTTACTTAATGAGTTGCAAACGAAAATCCCTGCAGCTTTGCGAGAATTGCGTAAAGGAATCATCGAAATGGAAGGTCAGGAGTACTTCTTAGGACACTTGAAAATGCCTTCGCGTTTCGACAAAATCGAACAACAAATTGCGGATCTTCGACAATTATTAGCGCGTTTGGATATTGAAGAAGTAGCAGCGGAAGTGAATGAAATTCATGACGAAATCGAATCGTTCTACGACGTATTGGAAGAGGAAGTTAGTTCCCGTCATTACGTAGATGAGCATTTGGATCAAATGTTGGATCTGTTTGAAGAACTTCAATATGCGATTCCGGATACGATTGAAGAAGTGAAATTCGTTCAACAAAGCTACCGTCTAGATGAAAATGAAGTCATTATTCCACAAATGGCATTGCAAAAGTTGAACGCACTGGCGAAACGAATTGAAATATTCATTGAACGTCAAGACGCGAAAAACTTAGCCTACTCCGCTCAACAAATTGAGTTGCAAGAGCTAGTGGAAGAATTGGATACGATCTCTGAAGCACATTCGAAGTTCAGTAACCGTATCAAAAATCTTCGAATCGACGAAAATCTTGTGCGCTCTCGTATTGTGACGCTTTCGCAGCAACTGCAAATTGCGGATCGTAATTTACACCGTGCCAATATCCCAGGTATTCCTGATGATATGGAAGTACAGCTTGAAGAAGCCGATGAACAACTATTCATCGTGAAACAAAGTTTGGAAGAAGTGCCACTTAACATGGCATTGGTTGAATCATATGTTCAAAAAGCAGATACAGTAGTCACAGATGTTTGTGCGAAAGCCGAAGACATGATTGAAAATGCATTGCTTGTAGAACGAATCATCCAATACGGTAACCGTTACCGTGCGTCTCATCCGGAAGTTCACGAGAAATTGTTGAAAGCTGAAGAGTCCTTCATGCAATGCCGCTACTTAAGAGCATTGGAAGAAGCAGGTACTGCGGTTGAAGAAGTGGAACCAGGAGCTTTGAAAAAGATCCAAAATATGATTCAAGTTAAAGCATAA